The following coding sequences lie in one Deinococcus aerolatus genomic window:
- the sucD gene encoding succinate--CoA ligase subunit alpha encodes MGILVNKDSKVIVQGMTGREGASHSRAMKEFGTQVVAGVTPGKGGMDFEGWPIYNSVAEAKKATGANVSIIFVPPAGAADAVLEAAHAGIPLVILITEGVPTVDMMKAVQEVKLLDAQSREAGGEGVRLIGGNCPGLVTNGEAKVGIMPNKIYTKPGRIGLISRSGTLTYEAAKLLNDAGMGTSTTVGIGGDPVIGTTFADVLPMFEADDGTDAIVVIGEIGGADEEAAAEYIKNNMKKPVVAFISGRSAPAGKRMGHAGAIIMGNVGTPESKLAAFKDANVPVADTMPEIIDLVKAALNK; translated from the coding sequence ATGGGCATTCTCGTCAACAAAGACAGCAAGGTCATCGTTCAGGGCATGACCGGACGCGAGGGCGCGAGCCACAGCCGCGCCATGAAGGAATTCGGCACCCAGGTCGTCGCGGGCGTGACCCCCGGCAAGGGCGGCATGGATTTCGAGGGCTGGCCGATCTACAACTCGGTGGCCGAGGCCAAAAAGGCGACCGGCGCGAACGTGTCGATCATCTTCGTGCCGCCCGCCGGGGCTGCCGACGCCGTCCTGGAAGCCGCGCACGCGGGCATCCCGCTGGTCATCCTGATCACCGAGGGCGTGCCCACGGTCGATATGATGAAGGCCGTACAGGAAGTCAAGCTGCTCGACGCCCAGAGCCGCGAGGCCGGCGGCGAGGGCGTGCGCCTGATCGGCGGCAACTGCCCCGGTCTGGTCACCAACGGGGAAGCCAAGGTGGGCATCATGCCCAACAAGATCTACACCAAGCCCGGCCGCATCGGCCTGATCAGCCGCAGCGGCACCCTGACCTACGAGGCCGCCAAGCTGTTGAACGACGCCGGTATGGGCACTTCTACCACCGTGGGCATCGGCGGTGACCCGGTGATCGGCACCACCTTTGCGGACGTGCTGCCCATGTTCGAGGCCGACGACGGCACCGACGCCATCGTGGTTATCGGTGAAATCGGCGGTGCGGACGAGGAAGCGGCCGCCGAGTACATCAAGAACAACATGAAAAAGCCCGTCGTGGCCTTTATCAGCGGACGCAGCGCCCCGGCTGGCAAGCGCATGGGCCACGCCGGAGCCATCATCATGGGCAACGTCGGCACCCCCGAGAGCAAGCTGGCGGCCTTCAAGGACGCGAATGTGCCGGTGGCCGACACCATGCCCGAGATCATCGATCTGGTGAAGGCGGCGCTGAACAAATAA
- a CDS encoding M24 family metallopeptidase, translated as MSQLQQLRDAMNDAGVHALWVSGPANVRALTGFSSPEDGRVLVTPDAATLYTDARYTVQAREESRVPQFIARPPETFQHAADALKGQRVGFEAEHLTVAGLDDLKQHWPEAELVPLRGMIQGLRQLKMPEEIRAIRAAQALADQVFNEVRPMIVAGARELDIALEIETRLRKAGAESAFGVIVASGPRGAMPHGHASARVIEDGELVTVDMGARLNGYNSDMTRTVAVGQPSDEMRRVYNAVLEAEEAAVRAVKPGVRAADLDKVARDILTGHGLGEAFAHSLGHGVGLEVHEGPGLRGTSEDVLAAGMVITIEPGAYLPDVGGVRIEDLLLVTEDGYEVLSHAPKEPV; from the coding sequence ATGAGCCAACTGCAACAGTTGAGAGACGCGATGAATGACGCGGGCGTGCACGCCCTGTGGGTCAGCGGACCGGCCAACGTGCGCGCGCTGACCGGATTCTCCTCCCCGGAGGACGGCCGGGTGCTGGTCACACCGGACGCCGCCACGCTGTATACCGACGCGCGCTATACCGTGCAGGCGCGTGAGGAATCGAGGGTGCCGCAGTTCATCGCCCGGCCCCCGGAAACGTTTCAGCACGCGGCGGACGCCCTGAAGGGCCAGCGCGTGGGCTTCGAGGCCGAGCACCTGACGGTGGCGGGCCTGGACGACCTGAAACAGCACTGGCCGGAAGCGGAACTGGTGCCGCTGCGCGGCATGATCCAGGGGCTGCGGCAGCTCAAGATGCCCGAGGAAATCAGGGCCATCCGGGCAGCCCAGGCTCTGGCAGATCAGGTGTTCAACGAGGTGCGCCCCATGATCGTTGCCGGGGCGCGCGAACTGGACATTGCGCTGGAGATCGAGACGCGGCTGCGGAAGGCGGGAGCGGAAAGTGCTTTCGGCGTGATCGTGGCCAGCGGGCCGCGCGGCGCCATGCCGCACGGCCACGCCTCGGCGCGGGTGATCGAGGACGGCGAGCTGGTGACCGTGGACATGGGCGCCCGCCTGAACGGCTACAACAGCGACATGACCCGCACGGTGGCGGTGGGGCAGCCCTCTGACGAGATGCGGCGCGTATACAACGCCGTGCTGGAGGCCGAGGAGGCCGCTGTCCGGGCCGTGAAGCCAGGGGTGCGGGCGGCGGACCTGGACAAGGTGGCGCGCGACATCCTGACCGGGCACGGCCTGGGCGAGGCCTTTGCGCACTCGCTGGGCCATGGCGTCGGGCTGGAGGTCCACGAGGGGCCGGGGCTGCGCGGAACCAGCGAGGATGTGCTGGCGGCGGGCATGGTCATCACCATCGAACCAGGCGCGTACCTGCCGGATGTGGGCGGCGTGCGTATTGAGGACCTGCTCTTGGTTACCGAGGACGGGTACGAGGTGCTGAGCCACGCCCCGAAGGAGCCGGTTTGA
- a CDS encoding alpha/beta fold hydrolase: MHYRVSGEGSPVVLVHGLSGSSRWWRRNLDALTRHHRVYSLDLSGYGSSRRQRALTVRDSAALIGNWLEAEQLSDVTLVGHSMGGHICIRVAAGHPQRIENLILVAASGLLKASAYRTALNLPRALVTGRKRFVPRILTDALLAGPLNLWRNARDLLKDSVQDCLPLITSRTLVVWGERDALVPLPLGQLLASSIAGARLETISHAGHVVMVDAPDEFNAAVLRFVDGPRASG; encoded by the coding sequence ATGCACTACCGCGTTTCGGGAGAGGGGTCGCCGGTGGTGCTGGTCCACGGCCTGAGCGGGTCCTCGCGTTGGTGGCGCAGGAACCTGGACGCTCTCACGCGTCATCACCGGGTGTACTCGCTGGATCTCTCGGGGTACGGTTCTTCTCGCCGTCAGCGCGCCCTGACCGTGCGTGACAGCGCCGCCCTGATCGGGAACTGGCTGGAAGCAGAGCAGTTGAGCGACGTGACCCTGGTCGGTCACTCAATGGGCGGCCACATCTGCATCCGGGTCGCGGCGGGCCACCCTCAGCGCATTGAAAATCTGATACTGGTCGCCGCCAGCGGGCTGCTCAAGGCCAGTGCCTACCGCACCGCGCTGAATCTGCCGCGTGCCCTGGTCACCGGACGCAAACGCTTTGTGCCGCGCATCCTGACCGACGCGCTGCTGGCCGGCCCGCTGAACCTGTGGCGCAATGCCAGAGATCTGCTCAAGGACAGCGTGCAGGATTGTCTGCCCCTGATCACCTCCAGAACGCTGGTGGTGTGGGGAGAGCGCGACGCGCTGGTGCCGCTTCCTCTGGGCCAGCTGCTGGCCAGCTCCATCGCCGGTGCCCGGCTGGAAACCATCTCCCACGCCGGACACGTGGTGATGGTGGACGCGCCCGATGAATTTAACGCCGCCGTGCTGCGCTTCGTCGATGGCCCCAGGGCCAGCGGATGA
- the sucC gene encoding ADP-forming succinate--CoA ligase subunit beta, with translation MKLHEYQGKEILRQFGVNVQEGRVATTPDEVRQIARDYGDAVVVKAQVHVGGRGKAGGVKFSPTPDKAFENGEKILGMDIKGLTVNKVLVTKAVDIDAGVEYYIGMIVDRNVQSFTLMASAEGGVDIEEVAAETPEKIVHYRVDPVTGLRPYEARAVAIQAGFKGNLNKIADMMVKLSQAALERDAVLVEINPLFVDASGTPLALDTKFEIDDNAMYRHKDLADWRELEAEHPLEIEASKYGFAYVKLDDGNVGVLGNGAGIVMTSLDVVNRAGAKPANFLDIGGGAKAEIVYNAVKLVSKDTDVKAIFINIFGGITRADEVAKGVIQALKDGILTKPVRMRIAGTAEEEAKALLAEVNSPLIQMFPNMFDAAAEAAKEANK, from the coding sequence GTGAAGCTTCACGAATATCAGGGCAAGGAAATTCTGCGCCAGTTCGGCGTCAACGTGCAAGAAGGCCGGGTCGCCACGACCCCCGACGAGGTGCGTCAGATCGCGCGCGATTACGGCGACGCCGTGGTGGTCAAGGCGCAGGTGCATGTCGGCGGACGTGGCAAGGCCGGCGGCGTGAAATTCAGCCCCACCCCTGACAAGGCCTTCGAGAACGGCGAGAAGATCCTGGGCATGGACATCAAGGGCCTGACCGTCAACAAGGTCCTCGTGACCAAAGCCGTGGACATTGACGCGGGCGTCGAGTACTACATCGGCATGATCGTGGACCGCAATGTCCAGAGCTTTACCCTGATGGCCTCGGCCGAGGGCGGCGTGGACATCGAGGAAGTTGCGGCCGAAACCCCCGAGAAGATCGTGCACTACCGTGTCGATCCGGTGACCGGTCTGCGTCCCTACGAGGCGCGTGCCGTCGCCATCCAGGCCGGCTTCAAGGGCAACCTGAACAAGATTGCCGACATGATGGTCAAGCTCAGCCAGGCCGCGCTGGAGCGTGACGCCGTGCTGGTCGAGATCAACCCGCTGTTCGTCGACGCCAGTGGCACGCCCCTGGCCCTGGACACCAAGTTCGAGATCGACGACAACGCCATGTACCGCCACAAGGACCTGGCCGACTGGCGCGAGCTGGAAGCCGAGCACCCTCTGGAGATTGAGGCCAGCAAGTACGGCTTCGCCTACGTCAAGCTTGACGACGGCAACGTGGGCGTGCTGGGCAACGGCGCGGGCATTGTGATGACCTCGCTGGACGTGGTCAACCGCGCCGGGGCCAAACCCGCCAACTTCCTGGACATCGGCGGCGGCGCCAAGGCCGAGATCGTGTACAACGCGGTCAAGCTGGTCAGCAAGGACACCGACGTCAAGGCGATCTTCATCAACATCTTCGGCGGCATCACCCGCGCCGATGAAGTGGCCAAGGGCGTGATTCAGGCGCTCAAGGACGGCATTCTGACCAAGCCGGTGCGCATGCGCATTGCCGGCACCGCCGAGGAGGAAGCCAAGGCGCTGCTGGCCGAGGTCAACAGCCCCCTGATCCAGATGTTCCCCAACATGTTCGACGCCGCCGCCGAGGCCGCCAAGGAGGCGAATAAGTAA
- a CDS encoding alpha/beta fold hydrolase, which translates to MSRGRALYLQVNGLSTHAWVRGSGPPLVVLPGLGCASWMYVRVSRELARSRTVYVYDPPGHGHSEGMRQLPVCIEQLTDHLAAWLDAAGLRGVPIFGHSLGGEVAFDLAARYPQHAGALIACAPTGVPENPSVLAQMARLMADLPRERPQLALPGMRAYLRCGPRRMLRLAQDQKDHFTGPLLPRIKVPTLLVDGTSDPVIRQWTLDAIRNAIPDAFVCEIRGGTHALTDTFPKTVARYTLDFLHTVMR; encoded by the coding sequence ATGAGCCGGGGCCGGGCGCTGTACCTGCAGGTGAATGGGCTCAGCACGCATGCCTGGGTCAGGGGCAGCGGCCCGCCGCTGGTGGTGCTGCCGGGGCTGGGCTGCGCCTCCTGGATGTACGTGCGGGTGTCGCGCGAACTGGCGCGCAGCCGAACGGTCTATGTGTACGATCCGCCGGGTCATGGCCACAGTGAGGGCATGCGCCAGTTGCCGGTATGCATCGAGCAGCTGACAGATCATCTGGCCGCGTGGTTGGACGCGGCTGGCCTGCGCGGCGTGCCCATCTTCGGCCACTCGCTGGGAGGAGAGGTGGCCTTCGATCTGGCGGCGCGGTACCCGCAGCATGCGGGGGCCCTGATTGCCTGCGCGCCGACAGGCGTCCCCGAGAACCCCAGCGTGCTGGCCCAGATGGCCAGGCTGATGGCAGATCTCCCGCGTGAGCGGCCCCAGCTGGCCCTGCCTGGCATGCGCGCCTATCTGCGCTGCGGCCCACGCCGCATGCTCCGGCTGGCTCAGGACCAGAAAGACCACTTCACCGGTCCCTTGTTGCCGCGAATCAAGGTGCCCACCCTGCTGGTCGATGGAACCTCAGACCCGGTGATCCGGCAGTGGACCCTCGATGCCATTCGCAATGCCATTCCAGACGCTTTCGTTTGTGAAATCAGGGGCGGAACCCACGCCCTGACCGATACCTTCCCCAAGACTGTTGCCCGGTACACGCTTGATTTTCTACACACAGTTATGAGATAG
- a CDS encoding septal ring lytic transglycosylase RlpA family protein, which yields MKRPALALALLLSPLGLAGQGTAHAAGQVFQSGSAVYYGGRAARQTVMTAAHRSLPFGTWVRVTHSGTGRSVDVMVNDRGPFGNSRRVIDLSRAAAASLGILGQGVAPVTLSVLSRP from the coding sequence TTGAAACGCCCCGCCCTGGCGCTGGCCCTGCTGCTCTCCCCTCTCGGCTTGGCGGGACAGGGCACGGCCCACGCCGCTGGCCAGGTGTTTCAGAGCGGCTCGGCGGTGTACTACGGGGGCCGTGCCGCGCGTCAGACGGTCATGACCGCCGCGCACCGCAGCCTGCCCTTCGGCACCTGGGTCCGCGTCACGCACAGCGGCACGGGCCGCAGCGTCGACGTGATGGTCAACGACCGGGGGCCGTTCGGGAACTCGCGGCGGGTAATCGACCTGTCCCGCGCCGCCGCCGCCTCGCTGGGCATCCTGGGCCAGGGCGTGGCGCCGGTCACCCTGAGCGTCCTGTCCAGACCCTGA
- a CDS encoding 3-oxoacid CoA-transferase, producing the protein MKTVPVISADEAAALVKSGDMLLVGGFGMTGNPVHLVHALAETDTRDLTFVANNVGEAGLSGGRLLRNGQLKKAIGSFFTSNREAVAAAQDGSLEVHLIPQGTLAEALRAGGAGIGGFYTPTAAGTVIAGDADVRVLNGKEMVFVPALRGDVALIRAWRADTAGNLQYRLTEQNFNPAMATAADLVIVEAEEIVAVGEIAPEHVHTPGLYVDYLVQATLTLADLGSSADVKGGAKRVDEVRMHMARRALQELRPGDVVNLGIGIPTLVADLITPEMNVNLHTENGMLGVGPAPEGGGAMSYPVNAGKIPVTALPGASYFDSAHSFGMIRGGHVDVAVMGGLQVDAAGNLANWAVPGKPLLGVGGAMDLASGARRLIVTMTHTDPDGTPKIVENCTLPLTSRGAVDMIITDKAVFEFVDGELSLTELMPGATLDEVRAGTGANFRERIGSRKEIACEQKIHDLDLL; encoded by the coding sequence GTGAAGACTGTTCCGGTCATCTCTGCCGACGAGGCCGCCGCGCTGGTCAAGTCCGGTGACATGCTGCTGGTGGGCGGCTTCGGGATGACCGGCAACCCGGTGCATCTCGTTCACGCCCTGGCCGAGACGGACACCCGTGACCTGACCTTCGTGGCCAACAACGTCGGCGAGGCGGGCCTGAGCGGGGGCCGCCTGCTGCGAAACGGGCAACTGAAAAAGGCCATCGGCTCGTTCTTCACCTCCAACCGCGAGGCGGTGGCGGCGGCCCAGGACGGCTCGCTGGAGGTGCACCTGATCCCGCAGGGCACGCTGGCGGAAGCGCTGCGGGCCGGGGGTGCGGGCATCGGCGGCTTTTACACGCCCACGGCTGCCGGAACGGTGATTGCCGGGGACGCGGATGTCCGGGTGCTGAACGGCAAGGAGATGGTCTTTGTTCCTGCCCTGCGCGGCGACGTGGCCCTGATCCGCGCGTGGCGGGCCGACACGGCGGGCAATCTGCAGTACCGGCTGACCGAGCAGAATTTCAACCCGGCGATGGCCACAGCGGCGGACCTGGTGATCGTGGAGGCTGAGGAAATCGTGGCGGTGGGTGAGATCGCCCCCGAACATGTCCACACCCCCGGCTTGTACGTGGACTATCTGGTGCAGGCCACCCTGACCCTGGCGGACCTGGGCAGCAGCGCGGACGTAAAGGGCGGCGCAAAGCGGGTGGATGAGGTCAGAATGCATATGGCCCGCCGCGCGCTTCAGGAGCTGAGGCCCGGCGACGTGGTGAACCTGGGCATCGGCATTCCTACCTTGGTGGCGGACCTGATCACGCCGGAGATGAACGTCAACCTGCACACCGAGAACGGCATGCTGGGCGTCGGCCCCGCGCCGGAGGGCGGCGGCGCGATGAGCTACCCGGTGAATGCCGGCAAGATTCCAGTCACGGCCCTGCCGGGCGCGAGTTACTTCGACAGCGCCCACAGCTTCGGCATGATCCGGGGCGGGCATGTGGACGTGGCGGTCATGGGCGGGTTGCAGGTGGATGCGGCGGGCAATCTGGCGAACTGGGCGGTGCCGGGCAAGCCGCTGCTGGGCGTGGGCGGCGCGATGGACCTGGCCAGCGGAGCCCGGCGGCTGATCGTGACCATGACCCATACGGACCCGGACGGCACGCCCAAGATCGTCGAGAACTGCACGTTGCCGCTGACCTCACGGGGGGCGGTGGACATGATCATCACCGACAAGGCCGTTTTCGAGTTTGTGGACGGGGAACTGAGCCTGACCGAGCTGATGCCCGGCGCCACCCTGGATGAGGTGCGGGCCGGAACCGGCGCAAACTTCAGGGAGCGGATAGGCAGCCGAAAAGAAATAGCTTGCGAACAAAAAATTCACGATCTGGACTTGTTGTGA
- a CDS encoding thiolase family protein: MTHATPSHDRDVVIVSAVRTPIGAIRGALSTVRPDDLAAHIIKAAVARSGVNPELIEEVILGCANQAGEDNRNVARMAALLAGLPDTVAGLTVNRLCASGLSAINTAARAIRNGDGDVYVAGGVESMTRAPLVMPKGAGAFQNGNVTAYDTTLGWRFPNPAMAELFPLEAMGETAENIVDRSRDGAYAGGEITRADQDAFALESQRRAVAALNAGRFKDEIVPVEVKGRKGVTVFDTDEHPRYTRDGETFTLDTSAEKLAGLKPAFRKGGSVTAGNASGLNDGAAALVLMSAGKARELGITPLARWVGGAAAGVEPRMMGLGPIPATRKLLERTGLNTSDLDRIELNEAFAAQGLAVIRELGLDLEKVNVNGGAIALGHPLGMSGARLIVALTHELRRSGGRYGLATLCVGVGQGEAAIIERAEG; encoded by the coding sequence ATGACCCATGCCACCCCATCCCACGACCGCGACGTGGTGATCGTCAGCGCCGTCCGCACCCCTATCGGAGCCATTCGCGGCGCGTTGTCCACCGTCCGGCCCGATGATCTGGCCGCCCACATCATCAAGGCGGCCGTCGCACGCAGCGGCGTGAACCCCGAACTGATTGAGGAAGTGATACTCGGTTGCGCGAACCAGGCCGGCGAGGACAACCGCAACGTGGCGCGCATGGCCGCGCTGCTGGCCGGACTGCCCGACACGGTGGCGGGCCTGACGGTCAACCGCCTGTGCGCCTCGGGCCTCTCGGCCATCAACACGGCGGCCCGCGCCATCCGCAACGGGGACGGCGACGTGTACGTGGCCGGCGGCGTGGAGAGCATGACCCGCGCCCCGCTGGTGATGCCCAAGGGGGCCGGGGCGTTCCAGAACGGCAACGTCACGGCCTACGACACCACGCTGGGCTGGCGCTTCCCCAATCCCGCGATGGCCGAACTGTTCCCCTTGGAGGCGATGGGCGAGACCGCCGAAAATATCGTGGACCGCAGCCGCGACGGTGCCTACGCGGGCGGCGAGATCACCCGAGCCGATCAGGACGCCTTCGCGCTGGAGTCGCAGCGCCGGGCAGTGGCCGCGCTGAATGCTGGACGCTTTAAAGACGAGATTGTGCCTGTCGAGGTCAAGGGCCGTAAGGGCGTTACCGTCTTCGACACCGATGAGCACCCGCGCTACACGCGCGACGGGGAGACCTTCACGCTGGATACCTCTGCGGAGAAACTCGCGGGCCTCAAACCCGCCTTCCGCAAGGGCGGCAGCGTCACGGCAGGCAACGCCTCGGGCCTCAACGACGGCGCGGCGGCGCTGGTGCTGATGAGTGCGGGCAAGGCGCGGGAACTGGGCATCACACCGCTGGCCCGCTGGGTGGGCGGCGCGGCGGCGGGCGTGGAACCGCGCATGATGGGCCTGGGACCAATCCCAGCCACGCGTAAGCTGCTGGAGCGGACCGGTCTGAACACCAGTGACCTCGACCGGATCGAGCTGAATGAGGCGTTTGCCGCCCAGGGCCTCGCCGTGATCCGCGAACTGGGCCTGGACCTGGAAAAGGTCAACGTCAACGGCGGCGCAATTGCGCTGGGCCACCCACTGGGCATGTCGGGCGCGCGGCTGATCGTGGCGCTGACCCACGAGTTGCGCCGCAGCGGCGGGCGCTACGGGCTGGCCACCCTGTGCGTGGGCGTGGGGCAGGGCGAGGCGGCGATCATTGAACGGGCGGAGGGGTGA
- a CDS encoding NAD-dependent malic enzyme encodes MSKSPPVSRYYDVKRDEQGNRFIDVQVSGLALLQNPLLNKTTAFTSDERRDLGLEGLIPPHISSFEEQKERTYLRYQRCSNDLEKHEYLRALQDRNEVLFFAVLEDHLEEMLPIIYTPTVGDAVKFFSSNYRYPRGFTVSTQDIDRVEDMLENVSVNDVRMIVATDSSAILGIGDQGFGGMAISIGKLSLYTAAGGVGPDKTLPVELDVGTNRQDLIDDPLYLGVHHKRLTGAEYDEFLDAFVEAVSARYPKAIIQWEDFSRGTAFRVLERYRKVVPSFNDDIQGTGAMALAGVLSAARIKGERLSQQVFVIVGAGAAGIGVATAIRQGLEAEGLSYAEANARVYVVDRHGLLMEGQDDLEAQQMSFVRRKEDLADWTYAGDYPTLHGVIVNARATALLGFTGVPGLFRQESVEAMLEHTPRPIIFPLSNPSSHVEARPADLIEWTKGGAIMASGSPFPDVEYGGQSYPVGQGNNAFIFPGLGFGAVAARAREITDNMVMASARTLAEFTEQYGERVYPPISALRELSIRVAVNVARQAITDGVCAERRIRTMTDEQLEAVIRDRAWLPQYLPLRKA; translated from the coding sequence ATGTCCAAGTCCCCTCCCGTGTCCCGGTACTACGATGTCAAGCGCGATGAACAGGGCAACCGGTTTATCGACGTGCAGGTCAGCGGCCTAGCGTTGCTCCAGAACCCGCTGCTGAACAAGACCACCGCCTTCACGTCCGACGAGCGGCGCGATCTGGGCCTGGAGGGGCTGATCCCGCCGCACATCAGCAGCTTTGAAGAGCAGAAGGAGCGCACCTACCTGCGCTACCAGCGCTGCAGCAACGATCTGGAAAAGCATGAGTACCTGCGCGCCCTGCAAGACCGCAACGAGGTGCTGTTCTTCGCCGTTCTGGAAGACCACCTGGAAGAGATGCTGCCGATCATCTACACCCCCACGGTGGGTGACGCGGTCAAGTTCTTCTCCAGCAACTACCGCTACCCGCGCGGCTTCACCGTCAGCACCCAGGACATTGACCGCGTGGAGGACATGCTGGAAAACGTGTCGGTCAACGACGTACGGATGATCGTGGCGACCGACAGCAGCGCGATTCTGGGCATCGGGGACCAGGGCTTTGGCGGCATGGCCATCTCCATCGGCAAGCTCTCGCTGTACACGGCGGCGGGCGGCGTCGGCCCCGACAAGACCCTGCCGGTAGAGCTGGACGTGGGCACCAACCGACAGGACCTGATCGACGACCCGCTGTACCTGGGGGTGCACCACAAACGCCTGACCGGGGCAGAGTACGACGAGTTCCTGGACGCCTTTGTGGAGGCGGTCTCGGCCCGTTACCCCAAGGCGATCATCCAGTGGGAGGATTTCTCGCGCGGCACGGCCTTCCGGGTGCTGGAGCGCTACCGCAAGGTGGTCCCCAGCTTTAACGACGACATCCAGGGCACCGGGGCAATGGCCCTGGCCGGGGTGTTGAGTGCGGCCCGCATCAAGGGCGAGCGCCTGTCTCAGCAGGTTTTCGTGATTGTGGGCGCGGGCGCGGCGGGCATTGGCGTCGCTACCGCCATCCGCCAGGGCCTGGAAGCCGAGGGCCTGAGCTACGCCGAGGCCAATGCCCGCGTGTATGTGGTGGACCGTCACGGTCTGCTGATGGAAGGCCAGGATGACCTGGAAGCGCAGCAGATGAGCTTCGTGCGCCGAAAGGAAGACCTGGCCGACTGGACCTACGCGGGTGACTATCCCACGCTGCACGGCGTGATTGTCAATGCCCGCGCCACCGCGCTGCTGGGCTTTACCGGCGTGCCGGGGCTGTTCCGGCAGGAAAGCGTGGAGGCCATGCTGGAACATACGCCGCGCCCGATCATCTTTCCCCTGAGCAACCCCAGCAGCCACGTTGAAGCCCGCCCCGCCGACCTGATCGAGTGGACAAAGGGCGGCGCGATCATGGCCTCCGGCAGCCCCTTCCCGGACGTGGAATACGGAGGCCAGTCCTACCCGGTGGGCCAGGGCAACAACGCCTTTATCTTTCCGGGCCTGGGCTTCGGGGCCGTGGCCGCCCGCGCCCGCGAGATCACCGACAACATGGTGATGGCCTCGGCCAGAACGCTGGCCGAGTTCACCGAGCAGTACGGGGAGCGCGTGTACCCGCCGATCAGCGCCCTGCGCGAGCTGAGCATCCGGGTGGCAGTGAACGTGGCGCGTCAGGCCATCACCGACGGTGTGTGCGCCGAACGCCGCATCCGCACCATGACCGACGAGCAACTCGAAGCGGTGATCCGGGACCGGGCGTGGCTGCCCCAGTATCTGCCGCTGCGAAAGGCCTGA
- a CDS encoding YbjN domain-containing protein, translating to MTMETALLTLDTLAKYLKEKEVQLDMEENNGQRFIRMGWRFEMGDAAVLVSVNDGPNNTSRLEVTCVTQKTYTDRRDEVVNMLNDRNRERAFARSIDADGNVWLEYVGFYPTLAEMPQETFDTLFGGVLMHFQDDYATLEGFVPGPQLQQPQA from the coding sequence ATGACGATGGAAACGGCACTGCTGACCCTGGACACGCTGGCGAAGTACCTGAAGGAAAAGGAAGTCCAGCTGGACATGGAAGAGAACAACGGCCAGCGCTTTATTCGCATGGGCTGGCGTTTCGAGATGGGCGACGCCGCCGTGCTGGTAAGCGTCAACGACGGCCCCAACAACACCTCGCGCCTGGAAGTCACCTGCGTGACCCAGAAGACCTACACCGACCGCCGCGACGAGGTGGTCAATATGCTCAACGACCGCAACCGCGAGCGCGCCTTTGCCCGCAGCATTGACGCCGACGGCAACGTCTGGCTGGAGTACGTGGGCTTCTACCCCACCCTGGCCGAGATGCCCCAGGAAACCTTTGACACCCTGTTTGGCGGCGTGCTGATGCACTTCCAAGACGACTACGCCACGCTGGAAGGCTTTGTGCCCGGTCCCCAGTTGCAGCAGCCCCAGGCCTGA